The Flaviramulus sp. BrNp1-15 genome has a window encoding:
- a CDS encoding nuclear transport factor 2 family protein, with protein sequence MKTKLIVMLVVILGLSFTNCKEKEQTPIIEESKVDILNDDFPEAKAEIKKVIDDIFKCFQENDADKLIAHHIYGSKFTEFRNDEPRFGSEENEAYERGFVGAISNFDYTLGGLKIDVFGDVSVVTFEADFRPKIQEQTPQIWANVTLVFIKVNNTWKITHEHFSQFEKTKNV encoded by the coding sequence ATGAAAACAAAACTAATAGTAATGTTGGTTGTGATTTTAGGGCTTTCATTCACAAATTGTAAAGAAAAAGAACAAACTCCAATCATTGAAGAGTCAAAAGTTGACATACTCAACGATGACTTTCCTGAAGCTAAAGCTGAAATAAAAAAAGTAATTGATGACATCTTTAAATGTTTCCAAGAAAACGATGCCGACAAACTAATAGCGCATCACATTTATGGTTCAAAGTTTACAGAATTCAGAAACGATGAACCTCGTTTTGGTTCAGAAGAAAACGAAGCATACGAAAGAGGGTTTGTTGGTGCTATTTCTAATTTTGACTACACCCTTGGCGGTTTAAAGATTGATGTTTTTGGAGATGTTTCTGTTGTGACTTTCGAAGCAGATTTCAGACCCAAAATTCAAGAGCAAACGCCTCAAATATGGGCTAATGTAACTTTAGTTTTTATAAAAGTTAACAATACTTGGAAAATAACTCACGAACATTTTTCACAATTTGAAAAGACTAAAAATGTATAA
- a CDS encoding FAD-binding oxidoreductase encodes MKNLVKNLQPESINAFASQLRGDIVLPENTSYNETRKVYNGMIDKRPGMFVMCLDVADVIAAVNFGRDNNLLIAVRGGGHNGGGLGLCDDGLVIDLSGLKFVRVVTSNNTVRVGGGNLWGEVDHATHAFGLAVPAGIISTTGVGGLTLGGGVGHLSRKYGLTIDNLLEADMVLADGSFVTVSKNENSDLFWAIRGGGGNFGIVTSFKFQAHPVKTVIGGPTLWPIERTEEIMAWYHKFINKAPEELNGFIATMVIPGPPFPDFLHGNKYCGIVWCYTGNQDEFDKLIKPVMELNPVFAHCGEMPYPSIQTMFDGMLPHGLQWYWRADFFNELGPEISAQHLKFGSKIPTSLSQMHLYPISGAASRVGLEDTPWAYRDAKYAGVIVGVDSDPANADIITNWCKDYWEALHPYSSGGAYSNFMMDEGQERVQASYKHNYERLAKIKAKYDPENLFKVNQNIKPKN; translated from the coding sequence ATGAAAAATTTAGTAAAAAATTTACAACCTGAATCAATTAACGCATTTGCTTCTCAATTAAGAGGAGATATTGTATTACCTGAAAACACTTCATATAACGAAACACGCAAAGTTTATAATGGTATGATTGATAAACGTCCAGGAATGTTTGTAATGTGTCTTGATGTGGCCGATGTAATAGCTGCCGTAAACTTTGGAAGAGACAACAACCTATTAATTGCTGTAAGAGGTGGCGGACATAATGGCGGAGGATTAGGATTGTGCGACGACGGACTTGTTATTGATTTGTCTGGATTAAAATTTGTTCGGGTAGTCACCTCTAATAACACAGTAAGAGTTGGAGGTGGAAATCTTTGGGGAGAAGTAGATCATGCTACACACGCTTTTGGATTGGCAGTTCCAGCAGGAATAATATCTACAACTGGTGTTGGCGGGTTAACTTTAGGTGGTGGCGTTGGCCATTTATCTAGAAAATATGGCTTAACCATTGATAACTTATTAGAAGCCGATATGGTTTTGGCAGATGGTTCGTTTGTTACTGTAAGTAAAAATGAAAACTCCGATTTGTTTTGGGCTATTCGTGGTGGTGGTGGAAACTTTGGCATTGTAACATCTTTTAAATTTCAAGCTCATCCTGTAAAAACGGTTATTGGAGGTCCAACATTATGGCCTATAGAAAGAACTGAAGAAATTATGGCATGGTATCATAAATTTATTAATAAAGCACCTGAAGAATTAAATGGTTTTATTGCCACTATGGTTATTCCAGGTCCTCCTTTTCCAGATTTTTTACACGGAAATAAATACTGTGGTATTGTATGGTGTTATACTGGAAATCAAGATGAATTTGATAAATTAATTAAACCCGTTATGGAATTAAATCCTGTTTTTGCTCATTGTGGTGAAATGCCTTATCCATCTATTCAAACCATGTTCGATGGTATGCTACCTCATGGTTTACAATGGTATTGGAGAGCTGACTTTTTTAATGAATTAGGGCCTGAAATTAGTGCTCAACATTTAAAATTCGGTTCTAAAATACCAACTTCGCTATCTCAAATGCATTTATATCCTATTAGTGGTGCTGCAAGTCGTGTTGGATTAGAAGATACGCCTTGGGCATATCGTGATGCCAAATATGCAGGAGTTATCGTTGGCGTTGATTCAGATCCTGCAAACGCAGATATAATCACCAATTGGTGTAAAGACTATTGGGAAGCATTGCATCCTTATTCTTCTGGAGGAGCATATTCAAATTTTATGATGGATGAAGGGCAAGAACGTGTTCAAGCAAGTTACAAACACAACTATGAAAGGCTAGCTAAAATCAAAGCTAAATACGACCCTGAAAATTTATTTAAAGTCAATCAGAATATAAAACCGAAAAATTAA
- the cdd gene encoding cytidine deaminase, translated as MKEIKIESTLYVFDNVHELPQDAFTLMQKAVEAREKAYAPYSKFHVGAALLLDNNEIVTGNNQENASYPSGLCAERTAIYYAGAKYPNAKIVRMAITAGSKKHQTKEPIPPCGACRQAIAEYEIKQETPIEIYFMGETGKVAKSKSLENLLPLMFNKEVL; from the coding sequence ATGAAGGAAATAAAAATAGAGTCTACATTATATGTTTTTGATAATGTACATGAACTTCCGCAAGATGCTTTTACACTTATGCAAAAAGCTGTTGAAGCCAGAGAAAAAGCATATGCGCCATATTCAAAATTTCATGTTGGTGCTGCATTACTCTTAGATAATAATGAGATAGTAACTGGTAATAATCAGGAAAACGCATCCTATCCATCTGGGTTATGTGCCGAAAGAACAGCTATTTACTATGCTGGAGCTAAATATCCAAATGCAAAAATAGTTAGAATGGCAATTACTGCGGGCTCAAAAAAACATCAAACAAAAGAACCTATTCCTCCCTGTGGAGCTTGTAGGCAAGCTATTGCAGAATATGAAATAAAACAGGAAACACCTATTGAAATTTATTTTATGGGAGAAACTGGAAAGGTTGCAAAGTCTAAATCATTAGAAAATTTATTGCCTTTGATGTTTAATAAAGAGGTATTATAA
- a CDS encoding pyruvate dehydrogenase complex dihydrolipoamide acetyltransferase, whose product MATVVNMPRLSDTMEEGTVATWLKKVGDKVEEGDILAEIETDKATMEFESFNEGTLLHIGVQEGETTKVDELLAIIGEEGEDISALLNGGGNASAEAKEEKTEATKEKDSPAVEAKKETASVELPEGVVVVTMPRLSDTMEEGTVATWLKKVGDTVEEGDILAEIETDKATMEFESFQSGTLLEIGLQEGESAKVDELLAIIGPAGTDVSGIAVNFSVTSEETEKEEAPKKETPKVADTAKTSELKANAPKPTPVTANGRVFVSPLAKKLAEEKGINLTQVQGSGEHGRIIKRDIENFTPVSGASVGKFIPAGQEDFEDVPNSQMRKAIAKALTNSKFTAPHYYLSVEFDMENAIAFRQQFNSIPDTKISYNDMIVKACALALKQHPQVNSQWFADKMRLNNHVHIGVAVAVPDGLVVPVVKFANEQTLPQIGAAVKDLAGKARNKKLTPAEMEGSTFTVSNLGMFGIDTFTSIINQPNSAILSVGNIVEKPVVKNGQIVVGNTMKLSLACDHRTVDGATGAQFLQTLKGYIENPVTMLV is encoded by the coding sequence ATGGCAACAGTAGTAAATATGCCGCGTTTAAGCGACACAATGGAAGAAGGAACCGTTGCAACTTGGTTAAAAAAAGTTGGTGACAAAGTTGAAGAAGGTGATATTTTAGCTGAAATAGAAACCGATAAAGCTACCATGGAGTTTGAATCCTTTAATGAAGGAACATTACTTCATATTGGTGTTCAAGAAGGTGAAACTACTAAAGTAGATGAGCTTTTGGCTATTATTGGGGAAGAAGGTGAAGATATTTCAGCTTTATTAAATGGAGGAGGAAACGCATCCGCGGAAGCGAAAGAAGAAAAAACTGAAGCTACAAAAGAAAAGGATTCTCCTGCTGTTGAAGCTAAAAAGGAAACCGCTAGTGTAGAATTGCCAGAAGGCGTTGTAGTTGTAACTATGCCTCGTTTGAGCGATACTATGGAAGAAGGAACTGTAGCGACTTGGTTAAAAAAAGTAGGTGACACAGTTGAAGAAGGTGATATTCTAGCTGAAATAGAAACTGATAAAGCTACTATGGAGTTTGAATCATTCCAATCAGGTACTTTATTAGAAATAGGTTTACAAGAAGGTGAGTCAGCTAAAGTAGATGAGCTTTTAGCTATTATTGGTCCTGCAGGAACAGATGTTTCTGGTATTGCAGTAAATTTTTCAGTAACCTCTGAGGAGACTGAGAAAGAAGAAGCGCCAAAAAAAGAAACTCCTAAGGTTGCAGATACCGCTAAAACTTCAGAACTTAAAGCAAATGCACCAAAACCAACTCCAGTTACAGCAAACGGACGTGTTTTTGTATCTCCATTAGCTAAAAAATTAGCTGAAGAAAAAGGTATTAACTTAACACAAGTCCAAGGCTCTGGAGAGCATGGTCGTATTATAAAACGCGATATTGAAAACTTTACACCTGTATCTGGCGCATCCGTTGGTAAATTTATTCCAGCAGGACAAGAAGATTTTGAAGATGTACCAAATTCACAAATGCGTAAAGCGATTGCAAAAGCTTTAACAAATTCTAAATTTACAGCACCACATTACTATTTAAGTGTAGAATTTGATATGGAAAATGCAATTGCATTTCGTCAACAATTTAATTCTATTCCAGATACAAAAATATCATATAATGATATGATTGTTAAAGCTTGTGCTTTAGCATTAAAACAGCATCCTCAAGTAAACTCGCAATGGTTTGCAGATAAAATGCGATTAAATAATCATGTACATATTGGTGTTGCAGTGGCTGTTCCAGATGGTTTAGTAGTTCCTGTAGTTAAGTTTGCAAACGAACAAACCTTACCACAAATAGGAGCAGCGGTTAAAGATCTTGCAGGAAAAGCTAGAAATAAAAAGTTGACACCAGCAGAAATGGAAGGAAGTACATTTACGGTTTCTAATTTAGGAATGTTTGGTATTGATACTTTTACTTCGATTATTAATCAGCCAAATTCAGCAATTCTTTCAGTTGGAAATATAGTTGAAAAACCAGTGGTTAAAAATGGACAAATTGTTGTAGGTAACACCATGAAATTATCTTTAGCTTGTGACCATAGAACGGTTGATGGCGCTACAGGTGCTCAATTTCTTCAAACATTAAAAGGGTATATAGAAAACCCTGTTACTATGTTAGTGTAA
- the pdhA gene encoding pyruvate dehydrogenase (acetyl-transferring) E1 component subunit alpha, producing MKKVTKEVYLKWYEDMLFWRKFEDKLAAVYIQQKVRGFLHLYNGQEAVLAGALHAMDLTKDKMITAYRNHVQPIGMGVDPKRVMAELYGKATGTSQGLGGSMHIFSKEHRFYGGHGIVGGQIPLGAGIAFGDKYHDSDAVTLCCFGDGAARQGSLHETFNLAMLWNLPVVFVCENNGYAMGTSVERTASHTDIWKLGLGYEMPCGPVDGMNPVKVAEAFDEAIQRARKGGGPTFLELKTYRYRGHSMSDAQHYRTKDEVEEYKKIDPITQVKDIILEKKYASIDDIKVIDKRVKALVAECEKFAEESPFPDKKVMYDVVYEQEDYPFIQHKL from the coding sequence ATGAAAAAAGTTACAAAAGAGGTCTACCTTAAATGGTATGAAGACATGTTATTCTGGAGAAAATTTGAAGATAAACTAGCGGCAGTTTATATTCAACAAAAAGTTAGAGGATTTCTTCACTTATACAATGGTCAAGAAGCAGTATTAGCAGGAGCTTTACACGCTATGGATTTGACTAAAGATAAAATGATTACTGCTTATCGTAATCACGTTCAGCCAATAGGCATGGGTGTAGACCCAAAACGTGTTATGGCAGAATTGTATGGTAAAGCTACAGGAACCTCACAGGGTCTTGGTGGTTCTATGCATATCTTTTCAAAAGAGCACCGTTTTTATGGAGGGCATGGTATTGTTGGAGGCCAAATTCCATTAGGAGCAGGTATTGCATTTGGAGATAAATATCACGATAGCGACGCCGTTACTTTATGTTGTTTTGGTGATGGTGCTGCAAGACAAGGTTCTTTACACGAGACTTTTAACTTAGCTATGCTATGGAATCTTCCTGTTGTTTTTGTTTGTGAAAATAATGGTTACGCTATGGGTACTTCTGTTGAAAGAACAGCAAGTCATACAGATATATGGAAACTTGGGTTAGGGTACGAAATGCCTTGTGGACCAGTTGATGGGATGAATCCAGTTAAAGTTGCTGAAGCTTTTGATGAAGCTATACAGAGAGCCCGAAAAGGAGGAGGGCCAACATTTTTAGAATTAAAAACGTATCGTTACAGAGGGCATTCAATGAGTGATGCACAACACTATAGAACGAAAGATGAAGTTGAAGAATACAAGAAAATAGACCCTATTACACAAGTAAAAGATATTATTCTTGAAAAGAAATATGCTTCTATAGATGACATTAAAGTTATTGATAAACGCGTAAAAGCATTAGTAGCAGAATGTGAAAAATTTGCAGAAGAGTCGCCATTCCCAGATAAAAAGGTGATGTACGATGTGGTTTATGAGCAAGAAGACTATCCATTCATTCAACATAAATTATAA
- the porV gene encoding type IX secretion system outer membrane channel protein PorV: MKNLILLSAAFVFILKMNAQTTIIPKTNDSRVITTGLPFVLIAPDARAAAMGDMGVATSVDAFSQQWNSSKYAFSETKSGFGVSYTPYLSKLVNDIFLGNLTYFNRLDEKSAFGASLKYFSLGDIEFVNDEFSEALIQRPNEFALDVSYALRLSDQFAMAVAMRYLVSDLRLDDGSGNTDGASTFGVDISGYYQSEEEAYNDFNGRWRAGFAIQNLGPKFKYTEDGSENFQPTNLRLGAGFDFIFDDYNKIAVTAEVAKLLVPTPPILGDEYEFTDNNGNGTYEEDEDDLGNLVESDVIISGKSQDVNFLSGIFQSFGDAPDGFSEELKEFTWALGAEYLYQDSFAFRAGYFNEAEEKGARKFLALGAGFKANVVNIDLSYLFSASKIQSPLENTLRFSLTFNIGAGEYDEY; this comes from the coding sequence ATGAAGAATCTAATATTGTTATCAGCAGCATTTGTTTTTATATTGAAAATGAACGCTCAAACAACTATAATTCCAAAAACAAATGACAGTAGAGTAATTACAACAGGATTGCCATTTGTATTAATTGCGCCAGATGCTCGTGCTGCTGCTATGGGAGATATGGGTGTGGCTACTTCAGTTGATGCCTTTTCGCAACAATGGAACTCATCTAAATATGCTTTTTCTGAAACAAAATCAGGTTTTGGAGTTAGTTATACACCTTACTTAAGTAAATTGGTAAATGATATATTTTTAGGAAACCTTACCTATTTTAATCGTTTAGATGAGAAAAGTGCTTTTGGAGCAAGTTTAAAATATTTTTCATTAGGTGATATAGAATTTGTTAACGATGAATTTTCTGAAGCATTAATTCAAAGACCAAACGAGTTTGCTTTAGATGTGTCTTATGCATTAAGGTTGTCAGATCAATTTGCAATGGCTGTTGCTATGAGATATCTTGTGTCAGATTTAAGACTTGATGATGGTAGTGGTAATACAGATGGTGCCAGTACTTTTGGTGTAGATATTTCGGGATATTATCAAAGTGAAGAAGAGGCTTATAATGATTTTAACGGACGTTGGAGAGCTGGATTTGCAATTCAAAATTTAGGTCCAAAATTTAAGTATACAGAAGATGGTTCAGAGAATTTTCAACCTACCAATTTAAGACTTGGAGCGGGCTTCGATTTTATATTTGATGATTACAATAAAATTGCTGTTACAGCTGAAGTTGCTAAACTATTAGTACCAACACCTCCAATTTTAGGTGATGAATATGAATTTACAGATAATAATGGGAATGGTACTTATGAAGAGGATGAAGACGATTTAGGAAATCTAGTTGAGTCAGATGTTATTATCTCTGGAAAATCACAAGATGTTAACTTTTTATCAGGAATATTTCAATCATTTGGTGATGCTCCTGATGGTTTTAGTGAAGAGTTAAAAGAATTTACTTGGGCACTTGGTGCAGAGTATTTATATCAAGATTCATTCGCTTTTAGAGCAGGTTATTTTAATGAAGCAGAAGAAAAAGGGGCAAGAAAATTTTTAGCTCTTGGTGCAGGTTTTAAAGCAAATGTTGTTAATATAGACTTGTCGTATTTGTTTTCAGCATCTAAAATTCAAAGTCCATTAGAAAATACTTTACGTTTCTCATTAACCTTCAATATTGGGGCAGGAGAATATGACGAATATTAA
- the porU gene encoding type IX secretion system sortase PorU, which produces MKEKIIFLLLISSTVLFAQQKKYSILWESTQILSGGNFSIEVPSFNKEYFTYNFEEGLQFVDQWEANNLVNESSVSITNVAYQAISRADLKDLDLNTIPNELVYTLKNSIARNKKYIYFQLSPIIKDVNGSYKRVTSFQINYTNGSNTNRFSTNKTFGSSKIISNSVLRTGEWYRFYVDTTGAFKLSKSFLQRLGVNVNNVDPRTIKLFGHGGRMIPFSNAVEYPFDVPENAIKFVGEEDGVLDNDDHILFYAQGPKGYNSDSRTHINCYTDKTYYYINVSSGNGKRIEPFVQPTGTVDMVINTFEDYQYHEVDEYNLLSLGRRWFGDRFDVENNKEFTFNFPDLVTTEPISLEVLVATASSSDSAMEVTVNGFSVSTLSIPGVSNPTLASGASYNGIVNVNSSSINVGLNFDNQGNPSTLGYLDYIAIKAKRNLNFHDKQFQFENSEVATASGIGQYNITNASQISEIWNVTDIYNVSNFVNIDQNPNLSFTSALGSLKTYIALTPQDYFEPKLDSKTVVNNQNIKGTIFQNSQGEFQDIDYIIVTPNNTLAQAERLAQINRNQYNLNVKIVGLDEIYNEFSSGNQDIGAIRNLVKYVYDNASTLERRLKYLCLFGDGSFDYKDRISNNTNIVPSWHAYGSFNLATSFVSDDFYGLMDENEGTMATSDRLDIAVGRILADTPQRAKEMVDKIESYYTKESFGRWRNNFVVISDDVDKDWEGLLQETTDNVGNLVTQEKPFMNVVKIHSDAFQQESSAGGDRYPAVTTEIVNAIDNGALVVNYFGHGGEDGLAEERILLKPDVNGLRNFCKLNCFVTVTCEFTRFDNPFRETAGEFTYWNKQAGAISLITTTRQIFVSFAISFNNTLGQYLFSYSDNDVYNDYEYPSMAEALRLAKNDPAVAGASQKRLIFFIGDPAMKLAFPKPNIRLTEINDVPIAQATDTLKALSYVKLAGEVTDIFGNVLPNYNGTLSATIYDKSIDRETLANDRTRLNGELVKLNFTTLGEIIFRGQASVNNGQFEFDFVVPKDIGVPVGFGKVSFYSKNEELTENQSGASMNTVRIGGINENAAEDNIGPIITLYMNDENFVSGGITNEEPTLLAKLEDLNGINTASGIGHDIVAILDGDETNPFILNDYYQTEVDDYTKGVVSFPFRDLEPGLHTLTLKAWDVYNNSSISEIQFIVFDKDQDLVINNVLNYPNPFVNYTEFWFNHNSSEPLDVSIQIFTVSGKLVRTLNGQTTGGIKTTSSLSRDLIWDGRDDFGDKIGKGVYIYKLTVHSNLLNKKVEKIEKLVIL; this is translated from the coding sequence ATGAAAGAGAAAATTATTTTTTTATTGTTGATTTCTTCAACAGTTTTATTTGCACAACAAAAAAAATACAGTATTCTTTGGGAAAGCACGCAAATACTTTCTGGCGGGAATTTTTCAATTGAAGTTCCTTCTTTCAACAAAGAGTATTTCACCTATAACTTTGAAGAAGGTTTGCAATTTGTAGACCAATGGGAAGCTAATAATTTAGTTAATGAGTCTTCAGTATCCATTACTAATGTTGCTTATCAGGCAATTTCTAGGGCAGATTTAAAAGATTTAGATTTAAATACTATTCCGAATGAATTAGTATATACTTTAAAAAATTCAATTGCAAGAAATAAAAAGTATATCTATTTTCAGCTTTCACCTATTATTAAAGATGTTAATGGAAGCTATAAAAGAGTAACTTCTTTTCAAATAAATTACACAAACGGAAGTAATACTAATAGATTTTCTACAAACAAAACGTTTGGAAGCTCAAAAATTATTTCAAATTCAGTTTTAAGAACTGGAGAATGGTATCGGTTTTATGTAGATACTACAGGTGCTTTTAAGTTGTCTAAAAGTTTTTTACAGCGTTTAGGAGTTAATGTAAATAATGTTGATCCAAGAACAATAAAATTGTTTGGACATGGTGGTCGTATGATTCCTTTTTCTAATGCAGTGGAATATCCTTTTGATGTTCCAGAAAATGCTATAAAATTTGTAGGTGAAGAAGATGGTGTATTAGATAATGATGACCATATACTATTTTATGCACAAGGTCCAAAAGGATACAATTCAGATAGTAGAACACATATTAATTGTTATACAGATAAAACATACTATTATATAAACGTAAGTTCTGGTAATGGAAAAAGAATTGAACCATTTGTTCAACCTACAGGAACAGTAGATATGGTTATTAACACCTTTGAAGATTATCAATATCATGAGGTTGACGAATATAATTTACTTTCTTTAGGACGACGCTGGTTTGGAGATAGATTTGATGTTGAAAACAATAAAGAATTCACATTCAATTTTCCAGATTTAGTAACCACAGAGCCGATAAGTTTAGAAGTTCTTGTAGCTACAGCATCTTCAAGTGATAGTGCTATGGAAGTAACTGTTAATGGTTTTTCAGTTTCTACGCTTTCAATTCCAGGGGTTTCAAACCCTACTTTAGCAAGCGGAGCTTCGTATAATGGTATTGTTAATGTAAACTCATCAAGTATCAATGTTGGGCTTAATTTTGATAATCAAGGCAACCCTAGTACACTTGGTTATTTAGATTACATAGCAATAAAGGCTAAACGTAATTTGAATTTTCATGATAAACAATTTCAATTTGAAAACAGCGAAGTTGCTACTGCTTCTGGTATAGGACAATATAATATTACTAATGCATCACAAATTTCAGAAATATGGAATGTTACTGATATTTATAACGTTTCAAATTTTGTAAATATTGATCAAAACCCAAATTTAAGTTTTACATCTGCTTTAGGAAGTTTAAAAACATATATAGCTTTAACTCCACAGGACTATTTTGAACCAAAGTTAGATTCAAAAACGGTAGTAAATAATCAAAATATTAAAGGCACTATTTTTCAAAATAGTCAAGGTGAATTTCAAGATATAGATTATATAATTGTTACACCAAATAATACCCTTGCTCAAGCAGAACGTTTAGCTCAAATTAACAGAAATCAATATAATTTAAATGTAAAAATAGTTGGGTTAGACGAAATTTATAATGAGTTTAGTTCTGGAAATCAGGATATTGGTGCTATTAGAAACTTGGTCAAATACGTTTATGATAATGCCAGTACACTAGAGAGAAGATTAAAATACTTGTGTTTGTTTGGTGATGGTTCATTTGATTATAAAGATAGAATCTCTAATAATACTAATATTGTTCCTTCATGGCATGCATACGGTAGTTTTAATTTAGCTACCTCTTTTGTTTCTGATGATTTTTATGGGCTTATGGACGAAAATGAAGGTACAATGGCTACCAGTGATAGGCTCGATATTGCTGTAGGTAGAATTTTAGCAGATACGCCACAGCGTGCTAAAGAAATGGTCGATAAAATAGAATCATATTATACAAAAGAATCTTTTGGGCGTTGGAGAAATAATTTTGTTGTTATTTCTGATGATGTTGATAAAGATTGGGAAGGGTTATTACAAGAAACTACAGATAATGTTGGGAATTTAGTAACTCAGGAAAAACCATTCATGAATGTAGTTAAAATTCACTCTGATGCTTTTCAACAAGAATCTTCAGCAGGAGGTGATAGATATCCAGCGGTAACTACTGAAATTGTTAATGCAATAGATAACGGAGCTTTGGTAGTGAATTATTTTGGACATGGAGGAGAAGATGGTTTAGCAGAAGAACGTATTCTGTTAAAACCAGATGTGAATGGGTTACGCAATTTCTGTAAACTTAATTGTTTTGTTACTGTAACATGTGAATTTACTAGGTTTGATAATCCTTTTAGGGAAACTGCAGGCGAATTTACTTACTGGAATAAACAAGCAGGGGCTATTAGTTTAATTACAACAACAAGACAAATTTTTGTAAGTTTTGCCATCTCATTTAATAATACATTGGGTCAGTATTTGTTTTCTTATAGTGATAATGACGTTTATAATGATTACGAATATCCTTCAATGGCAGAAGCCTTAAGGTTAGCAAAAAATGACCCCGCAGTTGCTGGTGCAAGCCAAAAGAGATTAATATTTTTTATTGGAGATCCAGCAATGAAATTAGCATTTCCGAAACCAAACATAAGATTAACTGAAATAAATGATGTGCCTATTGCTCAGGCAACAGATACATTGAAAGCCTTAAGTTATGTAAAATTGGCAGGAGAAGTCACAGACATTTTTGGCAATGTGCTGCCTAATTATAATGGAACGCTTTCGGCTACAATTTATGATAAATCTATAGATAGAGAAACCTTAGCTAATGATCGTACGCGATTAAATGGAGAGCTTGTAAAGTTAAATTTTACCACTCTTGGTGAAATCATTTTCAGAGGGCAGGCATCTGTAAATAATGGTCAATTTGAATTTGACTTTGTAGTGCCAAAAGATATAGGTGTTCCTGTTGGGTTTGGTAAAGTGAGCTTTTATTCAAAAAATGAAGAACTCACAGAAAATCAATCGGGAGCAAGTATGAATACGGTTAGAATAGGAGGGATTAATGAAAATGCAGCCGAAGATAATATTGGACCAATCATTACATTATATATGAATGATGAAAATTTTGTCTCAGGAGGAATTACCAACGAAGAACCTACATTATTAGCTAAACTTGAAGATTTAAACGGAATAAATACAGCAAGTGGTATTGGTCATGATATTGTAGCTATATTAGATGGTGATGAAACTAATCCTTTTATTTTAAATGATTATTATCAAACAGAAGTTGATGATTATACAAAAGGTGTTGTGTCATTTCCGTTTAGAGATTTAGAACCTGGTTTGCATACTTTAACTCTTAAGGCATGGGATGTTTACAACAATTCATCAATTTCAGAAATTCAATTTATTGTATTTGATAAAGACCAAGATTTAGTAATAAATAACGTTCTAAATTACCCAAATCCATTTGTAAATTATACAGAATTTTGGTTCAATCACAATAGTTCGGAACCTTTAGACGTTTCTATACAGATATTTACTGTTTCAGGTAAATTGGTAAGAACCTTAAATGGACAAACCACAGGAGGTATAAAAACAACAAGTTCTTTGTCAAGAGATTTAATATGGGATGGAAGAGACGATTTTGGAGACAAAATAGGAAAAGGGGTTTATATTTATAAACTTACTGTGCATTCCAATCTTTTAAATAAGAAAGTAGAAAAAATAGAGAAACTTGTTATCCTCTAA